CACTTCCCCCCTTcgaagctgtcacatccctagctttggTTTGCACTAGGTTAACACCTTCCacgttgcatcatgtttaaattccggTGGACTGGCTTGACCAGGGCCAGTTCGAGACCAAGGGCGAGCGACAAGCCGATCATCGTCGACATGGAAGCGGCCCTGCGTGCGGTGGCAGGGAAGTTGGCTGTGTGCCGGGTCCTATCACCATACCTAGTCAACCACAAGGCGGTCATCAATGACCTGAGAGGACCCTGGCGGCTTCACAGCGATGCCGTGGGCCAGCGGGTCACCAGCAAGGACGGACGCTTCATTATCACCTTCTCGGAGGATGGCGACCGACAACATGTGCTGCGAGTTGAAACTTGGCATTTCAGGAACAATGCAGTGCTGCTCGCAGAGTTTGATGGAAAACGGCAACCCCGCCGATGTGCCCCTGGACTCCTTCAAGGTTTGGGGTGCAAATCTGCGACTTGTCGGTGCCGATCAAGACCGAGGAGATGGGCCGGATCCTTGGGGACAAGCTCGGTATGGTTCTGGCGGTGTCGCATCGGAACAAGCAGATAGTCGACGAGCATCTCCGAGTCCACGTCATTCACCAAGTAGACGAGCCACTCAAGAAGACCGCGACATCATCCATGTTGGAAGCACCGAGGAGATTCATTTTGATGTTAAATATGAAAAACTCCCTAATTTTTGTTTATGTTGCAGTATTGTGGGACACACTACGGCTAAATTCTGTAGCATACCAAAAGTGTTGCGCAAGGCGAACTACTCCACTGGCATCAAGGCGCCGCCATTCTGGAAGAAAATCCAACGGCACCTCGACTTCGAGGGGCTGTTGGGTTCCCCTGATCATGAGGATTCTTGGAAGAAGGCCAAGCTGCTAGACAATGTGATAACTGTGGTCACTACAGCAGTGAAAAATCTGTCTGTGGCGGCTGCTCCGCTGCTTGCTTCATCGGATGGGGCTTAGACTGCTTCAGCAAGCACGGAGGCGCAGGTGCTAGGAGTCCCCCAGGAGGGGAGGCTTGTGTTGGCTGGATCCGGCTCAAGTGTGGCCAATGATTTGTCTCAATCAAAGAAGCAAGCTGGAACTGCTATGGACAGGGTGGCTGATCTCAACACCAACATGATCGACTCCCTGCCTATGGCTACTTTTAGTCTCCAAGAGGACCAACATGTGGGTGTTGCGGACGGAGAGGTTGATCCCTTCACCAGCTCGGTCAGTCTCCTACCAGTGGTTGTTGCTGGTGCACAAGAGGATTATCACCGTACACTGGTGCGCTTCCTCGAGCCGGTTCGACCATCACAGGAGGACAGGTCGGTCCTCTGCCTAGCCGTATCTTGGGCAAGCTCCAGGAGGTTCAGGAAGGACCGCCTGGCTTTGCTGCTACTGGAGCGCTTGTGGCGGCTAATGTTGGTGGCGCTCGTCAAGGTACTGGGCGCCCTATGGTTGATGCTTCTGGAGCAGAAACTATATGGGGGCACTGGAAGAGGTATCATAGAGAGGAGATGAAAGAGCGTGTTAAGGTCCAGTACGCAGGCGTCAAACACGCCAAGTTTGGGGTTGTTACTCCCCCGAACAGTATGAGCGACCTCTCGAGCCGTAAGGTTGCTTTCGCCACCATCCTTCAGAGCACTGCTAGAAGTAAGAGACGCTTCGCTGAGGATCAAGAATTCTTTATCAACATGAACAATAATAGTTTTGAGAGTCTAGAATTTAGGGGCTCTGATGATGTGAGTGTGTCATGTAAAAGAGTGTGTGTGTTGAGGCTCATCTAGGTGTTGATGGGTTTGTAACTCATGTAACTCAGCAAGTTGATGGGGGTGAGGAGGTCTTAGAGGATAGGAGAGAGTTTGTAGGTGAAGAAAAAGAGGAAGGTCCCAACCTTTAGGAAGCTACCGGCCCTGGGGCTGCCGGTCAACTAACGGGCGCGCATGGTGACGCCCGTCAGGAGCCATGAAAATGCTAAGCTAGAACTGTCGAGGCTTGGGTCAACCTTGTACAGTTCAAGAGTTGGTGTGCCTCAATAAGACGCACATACCCAATGTTGTCTTCCTTTCAGAAACAAGAAAAATTAAAAGACTATGTTGAGTGCTCGCGCTACCGCTTGGGTGTGAGGAATGTTTTCACCGTATATGTTCCAGGTAAAGATGGGGGTCTTGCTGTGTTCTGGGATGAGCTTTTCTCGTTGGAATTAAATAATTTTGGCGATCACTTCATCAACATGTATATTCGCAATGAAGATGGCTCTTCCTGGAGGTGCGCCTTTATTTATGGGGAGTCGAAAGCGAGTCAAAGGTACGTTATGTGGGATCTCTTGAGGCGTGTGAAACCTCTTGGGGTGGGTCCTTGGTTTTTGGTAGGTGATTTTAACGAAGCCATGTGGCAGGATGAGCATTTTTTTCGTCATTAAAGATCACCTCGGCTTATGGCTATTTTTCAGGAAGTTTTATCAGATTGCAATTTATTTGGCTTGGGCTATCATGGTATTCCATGGACGTATGATAATAAACAAGATGGTAATAATAATGTGAAGGTCCGATTGGACCATGTGGTGGCTTGCCCTCTTTGGTCGTCTATTTTCCCAAAGTGCAAGGTGTCTCACGTTATCAGCTCCAGGTCAGACCATTGTCCTCTCTTTATAGAGCTATTGGGACCGCCTCCTGGGGGCAGTCTTTTTTCTAAACAGTTGAGATATGAGGCTTATTGGGAGAGGGAAGGTTCTTTGTTGGATGATCATATCAAATCTTGTTGGAGTTTTGTGTAGCAGATAAATGATCTAAAAGACGTGGCTACAAATTTAGACAGTTTAATAAAatcccttcatgggtggagccgaAAGCATATAGGTTATCTACCAAAAAAGTTATATGGGGCACAGAAGAGATTATTTGTGCTTTGTAAAAGAAATGATCAGTCTGCCAAGTTGGAGAGCAAGAAAATTATTAGAGAGATGGATAAGCTCCTTCTAAAGGAGGAGATTATGTGGAAACAGAGACCCCGTATGGATAAAATGAAGTGGGGTGATCATaatacaaaattctttcatagaAAGGCTTCTTGGAGAGCGAAGAAAAATAATATTTCTGCTCTCAGAAAGAGTGATGGATCTTCACGGAAAACATAGAGGAAATGAAGAGTATCACAAATTCTTTCTTCAAGGAACTTTATATTTGTGATGATATGATTAACCCTGGACGTATTATTCCTCTTTTTCAACCTTTGGTGAGTGATGACATGAATGAAGCTCTTTGTAAACCATTATATGAACAAGAGATTAGTGATGCACTTTTCAAATTGGGCCTTTGAAAGCTCCGGGTCCTGATGGTTTTCTTGCAATATTTTTTCAGCGGAATTGGGGTTTGATTAAAGAGAATATCGTTCGTGCTGCCCAACAATTATTTACATCTGGATGTATGCCAAATGGAATTAATAATACAACTATCGTTTTGATTCCTAAAGTGAAGAACCCCCATTCTATGCAATGTGGTATATAAGATCATCTCCAAATGTCTTGTCAATAGACTAAGACCTATTTTGGAGGGTATGATCTCTCCTACCGAAAGTGTGTTTATTCCGGGTAGATTAATTTGTGATAATGCTCTTATCGCCTTTGGATGTATGCATTAGTTGAGTATGTTAAAAGATTCTCGTGGGGAATTTTGTGCCTATAAGTTAGACATGGCTAAAGCTTATGATCGTGTGGATTGGAATTTCTTGAAGAGTATGCTTGGAGCTTTTGGTTTTGCGCCGGTCAGGATCAACTGGATTATGACTTGTGTTACATCAGTAAAATTCTCGGTACGTTTTAATGGCCAACTGTTGGATTCTTTTTCTCCTTCTCGTGGCCTCAGACAAGGGGATCCCTTATCTGTTCTTGTTTGTGGGAGAGACCTTATCGTTATTGTTTAAGAATGTGTGTGATAATGGAACCCTTCAGAATTTTCATCTCAACAGGCAGGCACCAGGTATATCCCATATGTTCTTCGCTGACGACTGTCTCCTCTTCTTTAAGGGGACCATTGATCAAACTTTGGCGATTAAAAACATTCTGAATATTTATGAAGAGGGAACATGTCAGTTGTTGAGTTCTGACAAGTGCTCCATTCTGTTTGGGAAGAGTTGTACTCTGGAAAATCAAGTATCCACTATGGTTATTTTAAAAATTACGACTGACGGTTTCGATGACAAATATTTGGGCTTACTAGTTCCAGAAGGAAGAATGAAGGTGGGTAAG
This DNA window, taken from Triticum aestivum cultivar Chinese Spring chromosome 1D, IWGSC CS RefSeq v2.1, whole genome shotgun sequence, encodes the following:
- the LOC123180925 gene encoding uncharacterized protein isoform X1, whose product is MPWASGSPARTDASLSPSRRMATDNMCCELKLGISGTMQCCSQSLMENGNPADVPLDSFKVWGANLRLVGADQDRGDGPDPWGQARYGSGGVASEQADSRRASPSPRHSPSRRATQEDRDIIHVGSTEEIHFDVKYEKLPNFCLCCSIVGHTTAKFCSIPKVLRKANYSTGIKAPPFWKKIQRHLDFEGLLGSPDHEDSWKKAKLLDNVITVVTTAVKNLSVAAAPLLASSDGA
- the LOC123180925 gene encoding uncharacterized protein isoform X2, whose translation is MCPWTPSRFGVQICDLSVPIKTEEMGRILGDKLGMVLAVSHRNKQIVDEHLRVHVIHQVDEPLKKTATSSIIVGHTTAKFCSIPKVLRKANYSTGIKAPPFWKKIQRHLDFEGLLGSPDHEDSWKKAKLLDNVITVVTTAVKNLSVAAAPLLASSDGA